Genomic segment of Oncorhynchus keta strain PuntledgeMale-10-30-2019 chromosome 12, Oket_V2, whole genome shotgun sequence:
AGTTGAGTTGCTTCGGTTATGGGTCACCAACCCAgtggtgtttttgttgttgttagggtGTAGATCACCTTTACTATTGCAGAgagattgtggcttctatcaatgtaattgtctgtgTCATTTGCATGACCCATATATTTTTAagtaaatactgtatatatatatattttttatatatatatgttttatatatatacacagtaccagtccaaaacttggacacatctactcaatcaagggattttcttaattgttttactattttctacattgcagaataatagtgaagacatcaaaactatgaagtaacacacagtgtgcaaagctgtcatcaaggcaaagggtggctactttgaagaatctcaaatataaaatatattatgatttgtttaatacttttttggttactacatgattccatatgtgctatttcatagtgtggatgtcttcattattatctTACAAAGTAGACAAttatcaaaataaagaaaaacccttgaatgagtacgtgtgtccaaacttttgactggtactgtatgtatgcatttttcatatatattttcctttattattttcagTAACCCTACCACCCTAATGGACAGCAACACTTAGGGGTCTACTTCCAGTtcatacatactatatacattttatagaCACGGTATATTTTACGTCAGTTATATTTTGTATGTTTTTAGTCCCAACCTTGAGCTCAAACAAGTAGTGATTTATTTATGACGTAAATTAACATGAAGCCTATGAGTTTTGGCATTAAGGTGAAATTTGATTTCCTATTGGCTTATCACTACTTTTAGCCTACATTATTAGGTTAGGCCTTTAGCCATCCATTTGTTGTATTTTAAGATATTAGACTACCAATGTGTTTTGTATCATTATTTTCGTTGTCACATTTCCTCATTCTCCCCATTCTATTTCTAAGTCCTCAGTGGTAACCCTCCTGATGTGTCACATTTCCTCATTCTCCCCATTCTATTTCTAAGTCCTCAGTGGTAACCCTACTGATGTGTCACATTTCCTCATTCTCCCCATTCTATTTCTAAGTCCTCAGTGGTAACCCTACTGATGTGTCACATTTCCTCATTCTCCCCATTCTATTTCTAAGTCCTCAGTGGTAACCCTCCTGATGTGTGACATCAAGAAGTTCCGTCCCGCTAACAGTAGCACAGCACCATACCAATTCTacagtctaatggttgtattgaGTTGCTCCGAGAGAAAAGGACCCGGGCGCGTGTTGGACAACACAAGGCGGCAGTCCATTCAGCGAGAGGAGATCTCCTTCTTAATAAACACATACAAAAATCAATAGTATCATAACAGCTGATATTTATTATTCATTAATAACGAGTTTTACAGGCCTGAAACCATCCGCTGAACACAAGGGAGAGCACTGGAACCCCTAACAATCTCTGGCCCCTATCGGACTTCGGCATCCGGTTGAACTAGTTTGAACACATCTGgattatatacacacacctgtctatctggAAAGGAGGTGTCAAAAataaattataaactgggtggttcgatccccgattgctgattggctgacatctGTGGTATAACAGACCGTATAAcactggtatgacaaaacatttatttgtattgctctaaatatgttggtaaccagtttataatagcaataaggcacttcGTGGGTCTGTGATATATGGccgatataccacggctaaaagatgtgtccaggcactctgcgtaaAGAAatgcccttagccgtggtatattggccatataccacacccattCGTGCATTATTGCTTAATTAGAAGCTGATatttataatttatttatttattagccAGATTATATTTACTTAAATTGTTGCAGTAATATTTAAATCCTCAGCTTTCCTCTAAATGTAGTTTTGCTTCAGAGTGACACAGTCAAGTATTATCGGTCTAAATCATATGCATCAACGAATAACTTACCTCTTAAACATATTTAATGGTGTCATCCACAGTTTACCTAAGTATTTGTTTTATGTTTGTAAATAATTAAAAGCGTATTTGGTCTGATGGCCTCCCGTTTCTTTTGTTATGAAACCCTTAAGGCCACAGTTTATGACAAGACTCGGTCTCATTTAAAGTTTTCTGAGGTGCGCGGAATAATAGTAACCATTTTCAAAAGGTTCGAGTTTGTATTTTGCTTTTGGTACTAGGGAAAAGTGAAACGTAGGCTAATCATTTGGTAGTGATAATATTATAGGCCTAATCTAGACTCGATCATGTATTCCCTCCCCATTATGGCTTATTCTAAATGTTATTTCTCatttaaacaaatcaatataaACAAAATCAGAATGTATCATAATATATTAATCATTGTTCAATATCGAATGGAATCATTCATACGCTCAATTGATTTGATCATTTACGTAGTCTTCATCAAGTTCTGTCCACCACCAAAATCAGAAACAGATTTAAATTGTTCCACTCTAGAACTGATCCGTCAACCTCCCATCACGAGAGTGTTCTCTCATTTCAAAGCACCAGCTGCTTTCCATTCTAGCAGACGAACAGACATCGAATGGAGATTGTTGATATATTTACCCCAAAATAACTTATAGGAGAAGATGAGGTAAAACGTGCATGGTTTATTTTAGTTTCTGTCGCTTACACAGACACATTAAAGCACATATTCACAAATATACGTTGTATTGTAAATAAATTaagttcaaataaataaataggttAATAAAAATAAACCTAACTAAGTAAAATTGTGAAAGTATAAATAAGTGAACAATTGCTCATGTTTAAAATATCTACAATGTGCATTGAAATCAGGGAATGCAATGTAACCATTATTTCCATCCATGGcccaataatgataataataataacacaaatGTTTTCGTTTCCATGTGAGGACAGAAAAGGGCAGTTTTAGAATGTAATTATTCTAAATAATTTGATTGTCAAAGCATCATTGCAGTGAAATTAGTACAGACATACACCATGTTTAGTCGACATATCTGTGAGTCATCTAATTCAACCATAACTTTGTGGGAAAAAAAACGAAAAACGAATAAACGATTATTTTTGTGTGTTTTATACTCATACAGTCCAAAATGACCATGAATGTGCCAACACTAGCGTAATGAGGTAGACACAGAGAAGTATACTGTGCATGTCCGCGTGTATGTGCGTTTGCCCGTGTGTATGCTCTCTTATTGCAATGCATTCAGATGGGTTTTTAGAACTATAAATTCACACATAACGCCCTATGAGTAAACCATGCAATGGATTACAGTAATACCCCCGTGTTACGGAGAGGCAACCATCTCTGAGACACATAATGATGACAACATTAAGCCCTAAGCATCTTCTGCAAACAACAATTTGACtattaacattttttttaaataacgaaCTAGATGCGCTCTTCACACAAACAGGTGCAATGTATTCACAAAAATGTACAATGATAAATATAAAACAGTTATTCTGACTCAAGAGAATAATAACAAGTATTATtctatttcattttttttgtacAATAATTGCCATGAGTTAAGTGGTGGGTTTTCTCTTTTCCGACTCAAGAGTATGATGACTTCGATCTCCTGTTTCACTGTTATTGTATTCGTCAATATGTTGAGTTTTAAATGTCAAAAGTTATAGCCTACGTTTTGCCCCGGGGGATATTGGTTTTCAAGTCTTTATCCAATTCAAAGGAGCGAAGCGCATCTTGTCTGCCAGCCTCGATTGGCCACATTAGCCGTGTGCCTATTTGTTTCTGATTGGTCTATTCGATGAAAGTTTTGCTCTGCCTTTGGCCTAGTGTGTTGCAGAGAACTTCATCCTTTTCTGCTTTTGCCTTTGATTGCAAAACCACACCCTGACCACGTTCTTTTTCAGGTCCAGTTTCTCGGCTATCGCTGCAATCTTCTCTGACGAGGGCCTTGGCTGCACAGCGAAATATGCCTCTAAAGAGCGCTTCTCCGGAGCAGCGATGGAGGTACGTTTTCTCTTCTTGTCTCCTCCGTTGAAAATCTCCGGCTTGGTCATTTTCTCCCGCTGcgccctctctgcctcctccagcCAAGCTTCCAGGATGGGTTTTAGGGCCACCATGTTATTATGAGACAAGGTGAGGGACTCGAACCGGCAAATCGTGCTCTGACTGAGGCAACCAACCCCGGGGATTTTAAGGTTCGCCAGGGCCGAGCCCACATCCGCCTGCGTCACCCCCAGCTTGATCCGCCTCTGCTTGAACCGCTCTGCGAAGGACTCCAGCTCCCTGGGGTCTGGCTCTGAGTCCCCCCCGCCGCCCAGTGAGGTGTGCGAAcccatgctgtgggggtgcatgTTCATGGCCtgttggtgatgatggtggtgttgcATGTGGTTGATTGCGGACATGTGGGCGTGCGGATGGGAGGCCGTGGAGCAGACGTCAGAGCCGGGCATTCCTCCCAGGGAGATGGACATGCCGGGGGTCAGGTGGTCCAGAAGGTCGCCATCCAGGCCCTGAGAGCCCTGGTgatgtgggtggtggtggtggtgcgaGGTGAGCACGGATGGGTGATGGAGGTGGGCCGAGGACGAGGTGGGGGTACATGTCATGCTGGTCATGGTGGTCATGGTGTGGTAAGTCGCGTCTGGCTTGTAAGGATGGCTCTTTGCGATATCCACCGCTGCCAGCGCTTCAGCCCTCTGCAGTAAAGTCTCATCAAAACCGGCAAAGATGTTGCCCTGCAGCTGTGCgatggagaggagcaggggaagcagagaggagacaggttattaATGCTGCCCAAACAGGCAGTTTGTTTTAAAAATGGAAATGCATTACGCAAGAGGTTTGAAATGTTTACCTTTTGTGGAAAGACTATAAATTACATTATCCACAATAAGCAATTTATCATCCATAATATCAAATCGTTAAGTTAATGTAATGTACCAATACATGACTATAAACCCAACTATTCATATGCCCAAATCCTCCACTGCACCATCACTTTTTATTATTCGTTAATAATGAATATTTCAATCCTCTTCAATAATTTCTCCGCACCATGGAATGAGACGAATTTGACATGAGACTGACTGAAAACATTATATTAACAATACGATATTGACAATGCGTGGTTTTCGTGTAAATACAAAGCATTTAGCAAGTTGTTTTACACAATTCCACCCTCCAATATaaattgattattgcattgttgggtttagagctaGCAAGaagggcatttcactgtacttgtgcacctGGCATTAAAACGTTAAGGCTATGAGACTATACCTTTCATTCGTGATAATTGGATAATTTGAATGTCAAGTAACTCACCGAGTGAGTGGGCATGCATGCCCTCCGGATGGCCTCCGAGCTCGATTGAAGAGGGGTGTATTTGGGCTCGTGCAGTATGGGATGCATACTGAAAGGTTGTTTGCTGTTCATTGACATCATGATTGCAGAAGTTAGTGAGGGCAGTTTTCCGTCTTCCTCGTTTGGCTCCGTGTTGGTCCGTTGTCACTAGAAACGTCTCAGGATTAAACAAATTGATATAATTGTTGGTTGTTTGAGGGTGATGGTAGTGCTGCTAACGATGACAGGTTTAAACCTCCTGCCTGCTCCCCTGTAGGTCTCTTTCTATCCGTTCGGACTCCTCCGCTTTTGGCTTTAGTATGGACGCTACCTAGCAGCCACCTAAAATATAACGCTGTGTTACTGGCCCCGCCCCAACGGTGGGTCATCACCCCCTCCTTTCCCCATTGTCTCCAAATGTTATTGGGAATTGTGTATTTAACCACGCCTCTTGAGTGAAAACCACCACCCACTCCGAGGCGATGATTGGAAGTTTGATTTTGACAGGTGCAATGGCTGGTTCTCAGACCGACAACACGCTTTGTGCAGATTGCTGTGCTTTCTATT
This window contains:
- the LOC118391223 gene encoding brain-specific homeobox/POU domain protein 3-like: MMSMNSKQPFSMHPILHEPKYTPLQSSSEAIRRACMPTHSLQGNIFAGFDETLLQRAEALAAVDIAKSHPYKPDATYHTMTTMTSMTCTPTSSSAHLHHPSVLTSHHHHHPHHQGSQGLDGDLLDHLTPGMSISLGGMPGSDVCSTASHPHAHMSAINHMQHHHHHQQAMNMHPHSMGSHTSLGGGGDSEPDPRELESFAERFKQRRIKLGVTQADVGSALANLKIPGVGCLSQSTICRFESLTLSHNNMVALKPILEAWLEEAERAQREKMTKPEIFNGGDKKRKRTSIAAPEKRSLEAYFAVQPRPSSEKIAAIAEKLDLKKNVVRVWFCNQRQKQKRMKFSATH